A portion of the Labilithrix sp. genome contains these proteins:
- a CDS encoding carboxypeptidase regulatory-like domain-containing protein: MRTAALLLLGSTLAGTFAVTGCSGADEDTGEATSEVGACADVSPDTFRFSHGDDDGHADPLGAVAAHQARAGRVKAGDIVQAADARHKVRPGDFVLANDKVAVYIEDVGRSDGYFPFGGEILSLDKIGANGRPQGLSHYGETVLMFGLQTIAPDKVTVLADGSDGGPAIVRASGILKLIPSLDAFLMLFPDQYGFAAAVDYILEPGASKVTLRYSVANSRNQAVSFTTRSHLGVFQSSWSQTFAENGGFGKVTGQKPFIAWEQGDASFLVRPRNGKLQTFLATNGLEAYQAPTIPLQACEKKTVEYADLVIGGPGIDGLLEAKRAAFGEAPWREVHGVVRENGGGPLAGAMVHATGNTGYLTRAVADAEGKYTIHVPPTGAVNLTATAKGWAVPSARPLAATESDVDLTLPKRATIEVTTTDADTDEALPVRIQIIPDAPYAKAPASFGLKADEPDDRLYREYAISGKLSVPVPPGGYRVVVTRGFEYELFDAPVLAEEGKTATVTAKLRHSVATPDSMCADFHIHSAYSVDSDDPVLRKVEASLADGLEIPVSSEHEYIIDFQPIIEQLGMTKWAFGVPSEELTTFKYGHFGVFPLVPQPDQTNNGAIDWTYQTPATILPSVEELASKPLLIVNHPRGSMGYLDQAGYDPARGKGQDGLWSDAFHALEVFNDSDFEASRESTVADWFGMLNAGRKMAATGASDSHHLSTNPVGYPSTCLRFGHDDPRQLTANAIRDALRNGAAVVNGGITLAAEGPDGTTPGGDSTAGAYKVSVSSPSWIRPSSVEVIVDGKTTQTIALDPNAAGSGPGKRWELSIPVAPVESRPRHWVVFHVKGDGDLAPLHPGRKPFAVSNPIYF, encoded by the coding sequence ATGCGCACTGCTGCTCTTCTCCTTCTTGGTTCCACGCTCGCGGGCACGTTCGCCGTCACCGGTTGCTCCGGCGCCGACGAGGACACCGGCGAGGCCACCTCCGAGGTCGGGGCGTGCGCCGACGTGAGCCCCGACACGTTCCGGTTCTCGCATGGCGACGACGACGGGCACGCCGATCCGCTCGGCGCGGTGGCGGCGCACCAGGCGCGCGCGGGCCGCGTGAAGGCCGGCGACATCGTGCAGGCCGCGGACGCGCGGCACAAGGTCCGGCCCGGCGACTTCGTCCTCGCGAACGACAAAGTTGCAGTCTACATCGAAGACGTCGGCCGCTCCGACGGGTACTTCCCGTTCGGCGGCGAGATCCTGAGCCTCGACAAGATCGGCGCGAACGGCCGGCCGCAGGGGCTCTCCCACTACGGCGAGACCGTCCTCATGTTCGGGCTCCAGACGATCGCGCCGGACAAGGTGACCGTGCTCGCCGACGGCAGCGACGGCGGGCCCGCGATCGTGCGCGCGTCGGGCATCCTGAAGCTCATCCCCTCGCTCGACGCGTTCCTCATGCTCTTCCCCGACCAGTACGGCTTCGCCGCCGCGGTCGACTACATCCTCGAGCCGGGAGCGTCGAAGGTCACGCTCCGCTACAGCGTCGCGAACTCGCGCAACCAGGCGGTGAGCTTCACGACGCGCTCGCACCTCGGCGTGTTCCAGTCTTCGTGGTCGCAGACCTTCGCCGAGAACGGCGGCTTCGGGAAGGTCACCGGCCAGAAGCCCTTCATCGCGTGGGAGCAGGGCGACGCGTCGTTCCTCGTGCGGCCGCGCAACGGAAAGCTCCAGACGTTCCTCGCGACGAACGGGCTCGAGGCCTACCAGGCCCCCACGATCCCGCTCCAGGCCTGCGAGAAGAAGACGGTCGAGTACGCCGATCTCGTGATCGGCGGCCCCGGCATCGACGGCCTCCTCGAGGCCAAGCGCGCGGCGTTCGGAGAGGCGCCGTGGCGCGAGGTGCACGGCGTCGTGCGCGAGAACGGCGGCGGCCCGCTCGCCGGCGCGATGGTCCACGCGACCGGCAACACCGGCTACCTCACGCGCGCGGTCGCGGACGCGGAGGGCAAGTACACGATCCACGTGCCGCCGACCGGCGCGGTGAACCTCACCGCCACCGCGAAGGGCTGGGCGGTCCCGAGCGCGCGTCCGCTCGCCGCGACCGAGAGCGACGTCGACCTCACGTTGCCGAAGCGCGCGACGATCGAGGTCACGACGACCGACGCCGACACCGACGAGGCGCTCCCGGTCCGCATCCAGATCATCCCCGACGCGCCGTACGCGAAGGCGCCCGCGTCGTTCGGGCTCAAGGCCGACGAGCCCGACGATCGGCTCTACCGCGAGTACGCGATCAGCGGGAAGCTCAGCGTCCCGGTGCCGCCCGGCGGCTACCGCGTCGTCGTCACGCGCGGCTTCGAGTACGAGCTCTTCGACGCGCCAGTCCTCGCCGAGGAAGGGAAGACCGCGACGGTCACCGCGAAGCTCCGGCACTCCGTCGCGACGCCCGACTCGATGTGCGCCGACTTCCACATCCACTCGGCGTATTCGGTCGACTCCGACGATCCGGTGCTCCGCAAGGTCGAGGCCTCGCTCGCGGACGGCCTCGAGATCCCGGTCTCGAGCGAGCACGAGTACATCATCGATTTCCAGCCGATCATCGAGCAGCTCGGCATGACGAAGTGGGCCTTCGGCGTCCCGTCGGAGGAGCTCACGACGTTCAAGTACGGTCACTTCGGCGTCTTCCCGCTCGTGCCGCAGCCCGACCAGACGAACAACGGCGCGATCGACTGGACCTACCAGACGCCGGCCACCATCCTCCCGAGCGTCGAAGAGCTCGCCTCGAAGCCGCTCCTCATCGTGAACCACCCGCGCGGGAGCATGGGCTACCTCGATCAGGCCGGCTACGATCCTGCGCGCGGCAAGGGCCAGGACGGCCTCTGGAGCGACGCGTTCCACGCGCTCGAGGTCTTCAACGACAGCGACTTCGAGGCGAGCCGCGAGAGCACCGTCGCCGACTGGTTCGGGATGCTGAACGCGGGCCGCAAGATGGCGGCGACCGGCGCGAGCGACTCGCACCACCTCAGCACGAACCCGGTGGGCTACCCGAGCACCTGCCTCCGCTTCGGCCACGACGATCCGCGACAGCTCACCGCGAACGCGATCCGCGACGCGCTCCGCAACGGCGCCGCGGTCGTCAACGGCGGCATCACGCTCGCGGCAGAGGGGCCCGACGGCACGACGCCCGGCGGCGACTCCACCGCCGGCGCGTACAAGGTCTCGGTCTCGTCGCCGAGCTGGATCCGTCCCTCGAGCGTCGAGGTCATCGTCGACGGCAAGACGACGCAGACGATCGCGCTCGATCCGAACGCGGCGGGCTCCGGCCCCGGCAAGCGCTGGGAGCTCTCGATCCCGGTCGCGCCGGTCGAGAGCCGCCCGCGCCACTGGGTCGTCTTCCACGTGAAGGGCGACGGCGACCTCGCGCCGCTCCACCCCGGCCGTAAGCCCTTCGCGGTGTCGAACCCGATCTACTTCTGA
- a CDS encoding alpha/beta hydrolase: MSLRKKLALASAAVVALGAIAGAVVTRKKTRLRLAYPAGEVTVTRDVTYVEGSTNPKHRLDVYAPKDARGAPVVHFVHGGYWKQGDKSYYALATGLYGSVGEALARRGIVTVVQSYRLTPEVAIDGILDDVLAAMRWTTAHAEEYGGDPKRLYTMGHSAGGHLVALIGTDEALARDVRGTIVLSGVWDVEHMSEDLSADFNAKVTHRTFGTDRAEWKKRSPIERLHPGMAPYFVVVGERDYEYMIPQARRAREELTALGMPPKYVELRDTDHAGVVLAFGARNDPLSDEVAAFVSGPSTPGRASGGTPPDPPARPPSRAPP, from the coding sequence ATGTCGCTGAGGAAGAAGCTCGCGCTCGCGAGCGCCGCCGTCGTCGCGCTCGGCGCGATCGCCGGCGCCGTCGTCACGCGCAAGAAGACGCGCCTCCGCCTCGCGTACCCCGCCGGAGAGGTCACCGTCACGCGCGACGTCACGTACGTCGAAGGCAGCACGAACCCGAAGCACCGCCTCGACGTCTACGCGCCGAAGGACGCGCGCGGCGCGCCGGTCGTGCACTTCGTCCACGGCGGCTACTGGAAGCAGGGCGACAAGAGCTACTACGCCCTCGCGACCGGCCTCTACGGCTCCGTCGGCGAGGCCCTCGCGCGGCGCGGCATCGTCACGGTGGTGCAGAGCTACCGCCTCACGCCCGAGGTCGCGATCGACGGCATCCTCGACGACGTCCTCGCCGCGATGCGCTGGACGACGGCGCACGCCGAGGAGTACGGCGGCGATCCGAAGCGCCTCTACACGATGGGGCACTCCGCCGGCGGCCACCTCGTCGCGCTCATCGGCACCGACGAGGCGCTCGCGCGCGACGTGCGCGGCACGATCGTCCTCTCCGGCGTCTGGGACGTCGAGCACATGAGCGAGGACCTCAGCGCCGACTTCAACGCGAAGGTCACGCACCGGACGTTCGGGACCGACCGCGCGGAGTGGAAGAAGCGATCGCCGATCGAGCGACTGCATCCTGGGATGGCGCCGTACTTCGTCGTCGTCGGCGAGCGCGACTACGAGTACATGATCCCGCAGGCCCGCCGCGCGCGCGAGGAGCTCACCGCGCTCGGGATGCCGCCGAAGTACGTCGAGCTGAGAGACACCGACCACGCCGGCGTCGTCCTCGCGTTCGGCGCGCGGAACGATCCGCTCAGCGACGAGGTCGCCGCCTTCGTCAGCGGCCCTTCCACACCGGGGCGCGCTTCTGGAGGAACGCCGCCAGACCCTCCTGCGCGTCCTCCGTCGCGAGCGCCTCCGTGA